A region of Reichenbachiella carrageenanivorans DNA encodes the following proteins:
- a CDS encoding isoamylase early set domain-containing protein, with translation MSIKKQFLKSKEACKVTWIIDKNTAGAAKKITLVGDFNGWNEHKAAFSALKNGTFKYVTELPKNNSYQFRYLVDNQHWMNEAEADGFVDNLVSGEQNCIISL, from the coding sequence ATGAGCATTAAAAAGCAATTTCTAAAATCAAAAGAAGCCTGCAAAGTCACTTGGATCATAGACAAGAACACAGCTGGCGCGGCTAAAAAAATCACCCTCGTGGGTGATTTTAATGGATGGAATGAGCATAAGGCCGCATTTAGCGCCTTGAAAAACGGCACATTCAAATACGTAACTGAACTACCCAAAAACAATAGTTATCAGTTTCGGTACTTGGTGGATAATCAGCATTGGATGAATGAGGCAGAAGCCGACGGCTTTGTAGACAATCTTGTCTCAGGAGAACAAAACTGTATCATCAGCCTGTAA
- a CDS encoding polysaccharide deacetylase family protein — protein MNKSLSITLIFDWARPLVNFSLFDIGSKRGYYAADEAQQFRAWYQQYAYPALTQITENTTPVSLYCSGTFIDMLSAFDAAMVKTLKTAIKKGHIELLGGTYHHSLSSLYDRAHFQREVHWHKQLIQKKLGTSPSRFFNTSNIYYNDLAPILQELGYNSSFTGAIDWYLSEHKSERIFSAKSETSFDLLLITSDQGQSLFQNDEIQHHFLQLAPDELMAIGGWSELIRKTKNKATIYSLKTQIDQVEKKPIYNVRQPISGTYDYRPLDSLNTHPLQISWLKQLNELSTAMAVQSEEIQKLWSGLSAANILEKLNPNAGHEDTSYNTYQTLINIFSNLQFRLRQ, from the coding sequence ATGAACAAATCATTATCCATCACTCTCATCTTTGACTGGGCTCGACCACTCGTCAATTTCTCTCTTTTCGACATTGGATCGAAAAGAGGCTACTATGCAGCAGACGAAGCACAACAATTCCGTGCTTGGTATCAGCAATATGCCTATCCTGCATTAACACAAATAACGGAGAATACCACACCCGTTTCTCTATATTGCTCTGGTACCTTCATAGACATGCTATCGGCCTTCGATGCAGCAATGGTTAAAACATTGAAAACCGCAATAAAAAAAGGTCATATAGAATTGCTCGGCGGTACCTATCATCACAGTCTCTCTTCACTATATGACCGCGCCCATTTCCAAAGGGAAGTCCATTGGCACAAACAACTGATTCAGAAAAAATTAGGAACATCGCCCAGTCGTTTTTTTAATACATCTAATATCTATTACAACGACTTGGCTCCCATCCTGCAAGAGTTAGGCTACAACTCTTCATTCACAGGGGCTATTGACTGGTATCTAAGCGAGCATAAATCAGAGCGGATATTTAGTGCAAAGTCTGAAACCTCTTTCGACTTACTTTTGATCACCTCAGACCAAGGTCAATCTTTATTTCAAAACGATGAAATACAACACCACTTTTTGCAATTAGCGCCTGATGAACTGATGGCAATAGGTGGATGGTCTGAGCTCATTCGTAAAACAAAAAACAAAGCCACAATTTACTCCCTCAAAACACAAATTGACCAAGTAGAAAAAAAGCCAATATATAATGTCCGCCAACCAATCAGCGGCACATATGACTATCGCCCACTTGATAGCCTCAACACCCACCCACTACAGATCAGCTGGCTCAAACAACTAAATGAACTATCTACAGCTATGGCTGTACAAAGTGAAGAGATTCAAAAACTATGGTCTGGATTGTCTGCCGCCAATATATTGGAAAAACTGAATCCTAATGCGGGGCACGAAGACACCAGCTACAATACTTATCAGACGTTGATTAATATATTTAGCAATTTACAATTCAGACTACGGCAATAA
- a CDS encoding alpha amylase C-terminal domain-containing protein: MPNSEDIQLIADDPWLAPYQPDIAQRMAYFEQRLQTIRSTAGSLYDFADGHHYFGFNYDKKLKGWWYREWAPAADALSLIGEFNGWHAEHHPMTQDEHGVWGVFMSDDTEFPLVPGGLVKVKVQNGLIDRDRLPAYSFRAVQDPQSYDFSAQVLGVSKYKWKDKKFQLSLGFAPVIYECHVGMAQEKEGIGTYREFADEVLPRIARLGYNCIQVMAIQEHPYYGSFGYHVSNFFAPSSRFGSADDLRYMVDQAHQMGIAVIMDAVYSHAVKNIAEGLNDFDGSDNQYFHKGGRGYHTGWDSKLFDYGRMEVLQFLLSNIRYWMEEFHLDGFRFDGVTSMLYHHHGEGVAFDHYDKYFKEGVDWDAICFLQLANELIHQIKPEALSIAEDMSGMPGMCRPVSEGGIGFDYRLGMGLPDYWIKLLKHTPDESWSVNAIWDVMANRRYKEKTIAYAESHDQALVGDKTLAFWLMDKDMYWHMQKADDHLVIDRGMALLKMIRLLTSSLGGEGYLNFIGNEFGHPEWVDFPREGNGWSYKYARRQWSLADHPDLKYQWLQGFDQAMIDLLKKNDILGAMQAKPLNMDEDNHVIIFERNHLIFFFNFHPDRSIADYKFHLPVAGQYQVVLSTDSSAFGGHDRIDDSMVYQSASYEHGDQLSIYTPCRSAIVLRLLP, from the coding sequence ATGCCTAATTCGGAAGATATTCAATTGATTGCAGACGATCCTTGGTTAGCCCCTTATCAGCCAGATATCGCTCAGCGGATGGCTTATTTTGAGCAACGCCTCCAAACCATCCGATCTACTGCTGGTTCACTTTACGATTTTGCTGATGGACACCATTATTTTGGGTTCAATTACGATAAAAAGCTAAAAGGCTGGTGGTACAGAGAATGGGCACCTGCTGCTGATGCTTTGTCTTTGATTGGCGAGTTCAATGGATGGCATGCCGAGCATCACCCCATGACACAAGATGAACATGGGGTGTGGGGGGTATTCATGTCGGATGATACTGAATTTCCATTAGTACCTGGTGGCCTGGTAAAGGTAAAGGTGCAAAATGGCTTGATCGATAGAGATCGGTTACCTGCTTATTCTTTTCGTGCCGTTCAAGATCCACAATCTTATGATTTTAGTGCTCAAGTATTGGGTGTATCTAAGTATAAATGGAAGGATAAAAAATTTCAACTTTCTCTTGGGTTCGCTCCAGTGATCTATGAATGCCATGTAGGTATGGCACAGGAAAAAGAGGGGATAGGCACCTATCGTGAATTTGCGGATGAGGTACTGCCAAGAATTGCTCGTCTTGGGTACAATTGTATCCAAGTGATGGCTATCCAGGAACATCCATACTACGGCTCATTTGGCTATCATGTCTCCAATTTTTTTGCGCCATCCTCCCGGTTTGGCTCTGCTGATGATCTCCGGTACATGGTCGATCAGGCGCATCAGATGGGAATTGCCGTAATTATGGATGCAGTCTATTCGCATGCTGTTAAAAATATCGCCGAAGGTCTTAATGATTTTGACGGATCAGACAATCAGTATTTTCATAAAGGTGGCCGTGGCTATCATACCGGCTGGGATTCGAAGTTATTCGACTATGGTCGAATGGAAGTGTTACAATTCTTATTATCCAATATCCGTTATTGGATGGAGGAGTTTCATCTAGATGGATTTAGATTCGATGGAGTTACTTCTATGCTTTACCACCATCATGGAGAAGGTGTGGCTTTCGATCATTATGACAAGTACTTCAAGGAAGGAGTGGACTGGGATGCCATTTGTTTTTTGCAGTTGGCTAACGAATTGATTCATCAAATCAAACCAGAGGCGCTATCAATTGCGGAGGACATGAGTGGTATGCCAGGCATGTGCAGGCCAGTGAGCGAAGGCGGTATCGGGTTCGATTATCGGTTAGGTATGGGATTGCCAGATTATTGGATCAAGTTGCTCAAGCATACGCCAGACGAGAGCTGGAGTGTGAATGCCATTTGGGATGTAATGGCCAATCGGCGATACAAGGAGAAAACCATTGCTTACGCTGAATCTCACGATCAGGCACTTGTAGGTGATAAAACCTTGGCATTTTGGCTGATGGATAAGGATATGTATTGGCACATGCAGAAGGCAGATGATCACTTGGTGATCGACCGAGGGATGGCGCTACTCAAAATGATCCGATTGCTTACCTCTAGTTTGGGTGGAGAAGGTTATTTGAATTTTATTGGTAATGAGTTTGGGCATCCTGAGTGGGTGGATTTTCCACGAGAAGGAAACGGATGGAGCTATAAGTATGCTCGCAGGCAGTGGTCGTTGGCAGATCACCCTGATCTGAAATACCAATGGCTACAGGGTTTTGATCAAGCCATGATCGATTTGCTAAAAAAGAATGATATCCTAGGAGCTATGCAGGCCAAGCCACTCAATATGGACGAGGATAATCATGTGATCATCTTTGAACGCAACCATCTGATCTTCTTTTTTAACTTTCATCCAGATCGCTCAATTGCTGATTATAAGTTTCACTTACCTGTTGCAGGGCAGTATCAGGTCGTGTTGAGCACAGATAGCAGTGCGTTTGGTGGGCATGATCGTATCGATGATTCCATGGTTTATCAGTCTGCATCGTATGAGCATGGGGATCAATTGTCTATCTACACACCTTGCCGGTCGGCGATTGTTCTGCGGTTATTGCCGTAG
- a CDS encoding glycosyltransferase family 4 protein yields the protein MNTKLLILGPGAPSRETSGLGKATAHLVTELSKKNDLTLVEPRQLGELATHTNAQRNTTAFSDLSILQELATVSIEAQLSAYHYQEISHTKTMEKVESKKLHNQLTAFTEELVLAGKKIDFDLLYAHDWITFKAALELKEKFGKPLLLHVHSLDYDRNFGKEKSWIFDLEKKAMETAEAVIAISAYSKKIMIEQYGIYADKIHVIYHGHSHQKRTKINNPFTEKVVLFVGRLSGQKGPMQFLKIAEKVYEKYPDSRFVMAGDGDLYKKLIVAGAGSEIAGRFHITGHLDQTELQKLYAIANVYCMPSFSEPFGLTALEAAEAKVPLVLSKNCGAAELLTEAKLATPGDSDDFADAILEILENPTIAEAQVKANKKSIEKLNWGQSADEVLAVAESIL from the coding sequence ATGAACACGAAACTACTGATTCTCGGCCCAGGGGCCCCTAGCCGTGAAACTAGCGGACTCGGCAAAGCCACGGCTCATCTAGTAACCGAGCTGTCAAAAAAAAATGATTTGACTCTGGTTGAGCCCAGGCAACTGGGTGAACTGGCTACTCATACCAATGCGCAGCGCAACACTACTGCTTTTTCCGACCTTAGCATCCTCCAAGAACTGGCCACAGTAAGTATAGAAGCTCAGCTATCGGCCTATCACTATCAGGAAATATCACACACCAAAACAATGGAGAAAGTGGAAAGTAAAAAGCTTCATAATCAGCTTACTGCTTTCACCGAAGAACTGGTATTAGCTGGAAAGAAAATAGATTTCGATCTACTATATGCTCACGACTGGATTACTTTCAAAGCGGCGCTAGAGCTCAAGGAAAAATTCGGAAAGCCTCTTCTGTTGCATGTACATTCTCTAGACTATGATAGAAATTTCGGGAAAGAAAAATCATGGATTTTTGACTTAGAAAAAAAAGCCATGGAAACAGCAGAAGCAGTGATTGCCATCAGTGCGTATTCTAAAAAAATAATGATCGAGCAATACGGAATCTATGCAGATAAGATTCACGTGATCTATCACGGGCATTCGCATCAGAAACGCACTAAAATCAACAATCCTTTTACTGAAAAGGTTGTGCTTTTCGTAGGTAGACTCTCTGGGCAAAAAGGTCCGATGCAATTCCTTAAAATTGCCGAAAAGGTATATGAGAAATATCCTGACAGTAGGTTTGTGATGGCTGGTGACGGTGACCTCTACAAAAAACTAATTGTAGCTGGTGCTGGTAGCGAAATTGCAGGTCGGTTTCATATTACTGGACACTTAGATCAAACAGAGCTTCAAAAACTCTACGCCATTGCCAATGTATATTGCATGCCGTCGTTTTCAGAGCCCTTTGGCCTTACGGCTTTGGAAGCCGCAGAGGCCAAAGTACCTTTGGTACTATCCAAAAACTGTGGTGCTGCCGAGCTGCTCACCGAAGCTAAGCTGGCCACTCCTGGAGATTCAGATGATTTTGCTGACGCTATTTTGGAAATTTTAGAAAACCCAACCATTGCCGAAGCACAAGTAAAAGCAAATAAAAAAAGTATCGAAAAATTGAATTGGGGACAGTCTGCGGATGAAGTATTAGCTGTGGCTGAATCTATCTTATGA
- a CDS encoding glycoside hydrolase family 31 protein: MDNLKEEIQKEENSDFSGNYIEKFQDKNAEEFFAGSLVSWEKQENSFLFHGEKASLQITVVSPDILKFRHGNEGYFDDDFSYAIDPSFSADQTDYKFEDLKTTFVIKTNVLKCYISKTNLATKITTLEGTSVLEDEKGYHWQDHKHYGGTINICTKVLHAGEKFYGLGDKTGRLNLIGTKRELWGTDCYGYGNETDPVYKNIPFYMGQHSQIGYGIFMDNTFRSFFDFGKERTTVCSFWAQGGEMRYYYIHGPKLIDVARKYALLTGRPQLPPKWALGYHQSKWSYYPESVVRKLGEEFRSRKIPCDVIHLDIDYMDGFRCFTWDNKKFPDPAKMIADLKEQGFKTVVIIDPGIKIDKNYDVYKQGIAGQHFCQRMDGDLLKASVWPGLCHFPDFTKAATREWWTTLFEGLMNDGVDGVWNDMNEPATFEDGTFPNDVRHDFDGHPGSHRKGHNVYGSLMAQATCAGQKKYMEGKRPFTISRSAYAGVQRHASVWTGDNMATWEHLKLANIQCQRLAASGVSFAGSDVGGFIGSPDGELYTRWIQMAVFHPFFRTHSSGDHGDKEPWKFDQQYVNIVRQFIEMRYEWLPYIYSVFYVHTHTGTPMIRSLHLEGHIDPETFFREEEFFLGHHVMICPVSEPGKSTRRMYLTAGQWYNYWTDQLIDGGLEITVDTPLHQIPIFVRQGAIIPKQPKMQYVDEFVFDELTLECYKPFELTHSTVYEDSGDGYDYLSTEGHVLKSFDSDFVLDTWIITQSAEGSYESTYQSYALRLHGLHQLPAQLLVDNEDHLAQAKYENGVVILYVKKDFKKIEIK, from the coding sequence ATGGATAATCTTAAAGAAGAAATACAAAAAGAAGAGAACTCAGATTTCTCTGGTAATTATATAGAAAAATTTCAAGACAAGAATGCGGAAGAATTTTTCGCTGGCAGTCTAGTGTCTTGGGAAAAGCAAGAGAATTCTTTTTTGTTTCACGGAGAAAAGGCCTCTTTACAAATCACGGTAGTCTCTCCCGACATACTCAAATTCAGACACGGCAACGAAGGCTACTTCGACGATGATTTTTCGTATGCTATAGACCCCAGTTTCAGCGCTGATCAAACAGACTACAAGTTTGAAGACCTGAAGACTACATTTGTAATCAAAACAAACGTACTCAAGTGCTATATCAGCAAGACCAACTTGGCGACAAAAATCACCACTTTAGAAGGCACAAGCGTACTTGAAGACGAAAAAGGCTATCATTGGCAAGATCACAAGCACTATGGAGGCACTATAAATATTTGCACGAAAGTACTGCATGCTGGTGAGAAGTTTTACGGACTGGGAGACAAAACAGGCAGACTCAACCTGATCGGCACCAAACGCGAACTCTGGGGTACCGATTGCTATGGGTATGGCAACGAAACCGACCCTGTTTACAAAAACATCCCTTTTTATATGGGCCAACACAGCCAAATCGGCTATGGTATATTCATGGACAATACTTTTCGAAGTTTTTTTGATTTTGGCAAAGAGCGCACTACCGTTTGCAGCTTTTGGGCACAAGGAGGAGAAATGAGATATTACTATATCCATGGACCAAAACTGATAGATGTAGCCAGAAAATATGCACTACTCACTGGCCGACCACAGCTCCCCCCAAAATGGGCACTGGGCTACCATCAGAGCAAGTGGAGCTACTATCCAGAATCTGTAGTGAGAAAACTAGGAGAAGAATTCAGAAGTCGAAAAATCCCATGCGATGTGATTCACCTCGACATCGATTACATGGATGGTTTTAGGTGTTTTACTTGGGACAACAAGAAATTTCCAGACCCCGCTAAAATGATAGCTGATCTAAAAGAGCAGGGGTTTAAAACTGTCGTAATCATCGACCCCGGAATCAAAATCGACAAAAACTACGACGTCTATAAGCAAGGCATAGCAGGTCAGCATTTCTGCCAAAGAATGGATGGCGACCTACTCAAAGCCAGCGTATGGCCAGGACTTTGTCATTTCCCTGACTTTACCAAAGCAGCTACCCGTGAGTGGTGGACTACACTCTTCGAAGGCCTGATGAACGATGGCGTAGATGGTGTATGGAATGATATGAACGAGCCTGCGACTTTCGAAGACGGTACCTTCCCCAACGATGTGCGGCACGACTTCGACGGACACCCAGGCAGCCACAGAAAAGGACACAATGTATATGGATCGCTCATGGCACAGGCCACTTGTGCAGGACAAAAGAAATATATGGAAGGCAAACGACCTTTCACAATCTCCAGATCCGCCTATGCAGGCGTACAACGTCATGCATCCGTATGGACTGGCGACAATATGGCTACTTGGGAGCACCTCAAACTAGCCAATATTCAATGCCAAAGACTAGCAGCCTCAGGGGTCTCCTTCGCAGGATCAGATGTAGGAGGGTTTATCGGGTCGCCTGATGGTGAACTTTATACCCGATGGATTCAGATGGCCGTTTTTCATCCGTTTTTCAGAACACACTCCTCAGGCGACCATGGAGACAAAGAACCTTGGAAATTTGATCAACAGTACGTAAACATTGTCCGACAGTTTATCGAAATGCGATACGAATGGCTGCCGTATATCTACTCTGTCTTCTATGTGCACACCCATACAGGCACGCCTATGATCCGTTCGCTTCATCTCGAAGGACATATAGATCCAGAGACTTTCTTTAGAGAAGAAGAATTTTTCTTGGGGCATCATGTGATGATCTGCCCAGTATCTGAGCCTGGCAAAAGCACACGCAGGATGTACCTGACCGCAGGCCAATGGTACAACTACTGGACAGATCAATTGATAGACGGAGGTTTAGAAATCACAGTAGACACGCCACTCCATCAGATTCCAATCTTCGTACGCCAGGGCGCCATCATACCAAAGCAACCTAAAATGCAGTACGTAGATGAATTTGTTTTTGATGAATTGACGCTTGAATGTTACAAACCATTTGAATTGACGCACTCTACCGTCTACGAAGACAGTGGAGATGGCTATGATTACCTTAGTACCGAGGGGCATGTACTCAAGTCGTTCGATTCGGACTTTGTGCTTGACACTTGGATCATCACACAAAGTGCAGAAGGCTCTTATGAATCTACCTATCAATCGTACGCCCTGCGCCTACACGGGTTGCATCAGCTCCCTGCACAGCTATTGGTAGACAACGAAGATCATTTGGCACAAGCCAAATATGAAAATGGAGTGGTTATACTTTACGTAAAAAAGGATTTTAAAAAAATAGAAATCAAATAA